In the genome of Streptomyces fagopyri, the window GACGAGGTGCGCGCGGCACTGCTCGCGCACAAGGAACGGGGGGTGCTGACACTGGCGACACCACTGGGAACGGCCCTGGCGGGGGCTGTGAGGGCGGCTTTGGGGTACCGGCTGCTCCTGGGCCCGCACAGACCTCCGGCGGCCTCGGACGGGCCTGTGGGCGAGGGGAGCGGGTGGCTGGGCCCCCGCGGTGGGCCGGGGTCCGTGGTGCTGGTTCCGGTGCCGTCCGCGCGGCGGGCGGTGCGGGCGCGCGGCCACGATCCGGCGCGCCGGATCGCTCTCGCGGCCGCCGGTGAACTGAGGCGCGCGGGAGCGCCGGTCCGGGTGCTGACCGTGCTCCGGCAGCGACGCGTCGTGGCCGACCAGGCGGGACTCAACTCCCGGCAGCGGCTGCGCAATCTCGCGGGCGCGCTGGAGGTCGTCCCGGAAGGCGTGCGCCTGCTGGCGGGCGCCGGGAGGGTGGTGCTGGTGGACGACCTGATGACGACGGGGGCCTCCCTGGCGGAGGCGGCGCGCGCCGTACGGGTGGCCGTGGCGGGCGCCGATGCATACGGGAGGGGAGCCGGGGAAGCAACGGGGAAACGGATGCGGAGACGAGTGGGGAAAAGGATGACCGAGGCAACGACAGACCGCGAGGACCGGAAACCGGAAGCCCGGGGAATGACGGACACCGGCGGAGTCGGCGCCATGATCTGTGCGGCTGTGGTCGCAGCCTCGCCGGATGGTTTCGAAATCAACCGGAACTGACTGAGAACTTCCATCGTTGCTGGTAATGACCAGGTCAATTCACCTGAACGGAGGTACGCCGCAGTAGAGGGTGACGACATCCGTCCGGGCGAGATATGTTCGGTTGTGAGGCAGTGGCGCCGGCCACACCTCGTAAATCCGAATGCCGTGCTGCGGGTTTCTGAATCACCCGCCCGCCATGGGGTGTAGATCTTGCCCATGGGGGAGGAGGAGGTGGAAAGTCACCGAGTCCGAGGTTCCGGGGCTCACCGGAATCTGGTGCAAAAGGGAGATGCTCCGCCTGTGGAGCGGGGCTATCCGGGAACGGAGTTCTGCGTGGACATCGTCGTCAAGGGCCGCAAGACCGAGGTGCCCGAGCGGTTCCGCAAGCACGTGGCCGAGAAGCTGAAGCTGGAGAAGATCCAGAAGCTCGATGGCAAGGTGATCAGCCTCGACGTCGAGGTGTCCAAGGAGCCCAACCCCCGGCAGGCCGACCG includes:
- a CDS encoding ComF family protein, with protein sequence MRAWWQDLTDLVLPAECGGCGRPRTVLCPECRAALSGASPRRARPDPAPPGLPVVHAAAPYEDEVRAALLAHKERGVLTLATPLGTALAGAVRAALGYRLLLGPHRPPAASDGPVGEGSGWLGPRGGPGSVVLVPVPSARRAVRARGHDPARRIALAAAGELRRAGAPVRVLTVLRQRRVVADQAGLNSRQRLRNLAGALEVVPEGVRLLAGAGRVVLVDDLMTTGASLAEAARAVRVAVAGADAYGRGAGEATGKRMRRRVGKRMTEATTDREDRKPEARGMTDTGGVGAMICAAVVAASPDGFEINRN